One window of the Triticum dicoccoides isolate Atlit2015 ecotype Zavitan chromosome 3B, WEW_v2.0, whole genome shotgun sequence genome contains the following:
- the LOC119281711 gene encoding elicitor-responsive protein 1-like has product MARGLLEVHLVHAKGLSGTDFLGKIDPYVVVQFRSQERKSSTAGDAGRNPSWNEVFRFQINSSAANVQDKLVLRIMDHDNFSSDDFLGQATINVTDLISMGMESGTSRLNPAKYRVVTADNSYHGEIKIGITFTAAKF; this is encoded by the exons ATGGCGCGCGGCCTTCTGGAGGTGCATCTGGTCCACGCCAAGGGCCTCTCCGGCACCGATTTCCTTG GGAAGATAGACCCGTATGTGGTGGTGCAGTTCCGGAGCCAGGAGCGCAAGAGCAGCACCGCCGGAG ATGCGGGGAGGAACCCGAGTTGGAACGAGGTCTTCAGGTTCCAGATCAACTCCTCCGCGGCCAACGTGCAGGATAAGCTTGTCCTCCGGATCATGGACCACGACAACTTCTCCAGCGACGATTTCCTCGGCCAAGCAAC GATCAATGTGACTGACCTCATCAGCATGGGCATGGAGAGCGGCACGTCGCGGCTGAACCCGGCCAAGTACAGGGTGGTCACCGCCGACAACTCGTACCACGGCGAGATCAAGATCGGCATCACCTTCACCGCCGCAAAG TTTTAA
- the LOC119281712 gene encoding elicitor-responsive protein 1-like — protein sequence MARGLLEVHLVDAKGLSGTDFLGKIDPYVIVQYRSQERKSSTARDAGRNPSWNEVLRFQINSSAANVQDKLVFRIMDHDTFSRDDFLGQATINVTDLISIGMESGTSRLNPAKYRVVTADNSYHGEIKIGITFTAAKVDAHGKVEEDGAQVGGWMQSFREHKV from the exons ATGGCGCGCGGTCTCCTGGAGGTGCATCTGGTCGACGCCAAGGGCCTCTCCGGCACCGATTTCCTCG GGAAGATCGACCCGTACGTGATCGTGCAGTACCGGAGCCAGGAGCGCAAGAGCAGCACCGCCCGAG ATGCGGGGAGGAACCCGAGCTGGAACGAGGTGTTGAGGTTCCAGATCAACTCCTCCGCTGCCAACGTGCAGGATAAGCTGGTCTTCCGGATCATGGACCACGACACCTTCTCCCGCGACGATTTCCTCGGCCAAGCAAC GATCAATGTGACCGATCTGATCAGCATAGGCATGGAGAGCGGCACATCGCGGCTGAACCCGGCCAAGTATAGGGTGGTCACCGCCGACAACTCGTACCACGGCGAGATCAAAATCGGCATCACCTTCACCGCCGCAAAGGTTGATGCCCATGGCAAGGTTGAAGAAGATGGAGCACAGGTTGGAGGCTGGATGCAGAGCTTTCGTGAGCACAAGGTCTGA
- the LOC119279741 gene encoding UDP-glycosyltransferase 73B4-like, with product MAPTKDDEPPLHILFFPFLLPGHLIPMAEIAALFAARGVRCTVLTTPVQALTIRSVVDCANNSSAAGTPISITVRPRQWAKFQIAHDADRSSYGEIFNSFRELEPGYAEHYRATQLRRRVWLVGPVGLVSGSLEDVRSRGAVAGALSPDAAGCLRWLDANPASSVVYVSFGSMTSFSPEQMRELARGVDLSGKNFVWVIANDGAAVSSDPCKPGGFPTTNRGYIVRGWAPQVLILNHPAIGGFVTHCVWNSTLEAVNAGVPMVTWPRYVDQFYNEKLVVEVLGVGVGDGAEEYASSVETHRVIAGEAIAESIRRLMEGEGDGAAMRKKAKELGVMARGAVEKGGSSYDDAGQFMEELIARRSSVGCTADG from the exons ATGGCGCCAACTAAGGACGACGAGCCGCCGCTGCACATCCTCTTCTTCCCTTTCCTCCTTCCTGGCCACCTTATACCGATGGCCGAAATTGCCGCACTCTTCGCCGCTCGCGGCGTCAGGTGCACCGTCCTCACCACGCCCGTCCAAGCCCTCACCATCCGCTCCGTCGTCGACTGCGCGAACAACAGCAGCGCCGCCGGCACCCCGATCTCCATCACCGTC CGGCCGCGTCAGTGGGCGAAGTTCCAGATCGCCCACGACGCTGACCGGTCGAGCTACGGCGAGATCTTCAACAGCTTCCGCGAGCTGGAACCGGGCTACGCCGAGCACTACCGTGCCACGCAGCTCCGCCGCCGCGTGTGGCTCGTCGGGCCGGTCGGGCTCGTCAGTGGCAGCCTGGAGGACGTCCGGTCAAGAGGCGCCGTCGCCGGCGCGCTCTCGCCGGACGCCGCCGGCTGCCTGCGGTGGCTCGACGCGAACCCGGCCAGCTCGGTGGTGTACGTCTCCTTCGGCTCGATGACCAGCTTCTCGCCGGAGCAGATGCGGGAGCTCGCCCGCGGCGTCGACCTCTCCGGCAAGAACTTCGTGTGGGTCATCGCTAATGACGGCGCCGCCGTATCCTCGGACCCGTGTAAGCCAGGCGGGTTCCCGACGACGAACCGTGGGTACATCGTCCGAGGATGGGCGCCGCAGGTGCTCATCCTGAACCACCCTGCCATCGGCGGGTTCGTGACACACTGCGTCTGGAACTCGACGCTGGAGGCCGTGAACGCCGGCGTGCCGATGGTGACGTGGCCGCGGTACGTCGACCAGTTCTACAACGAGAAGCTGGTCGTGGAGGTCCTCGGGGTGGGCGTGGGCGACGGCGCCGAGGAGTACGCGTCTAGCGTGGAGACCCACCGGGTGATCGCTGGCGAGGCGATAGCGGAATCCATCCGGAGACTGATGGAGGGGGAGGGCGATGGCGCCGCCATGCGCAAGAAGGCGAAGGAGCTCGGCGTGATGGCAAGGGGCGCGGTGGAGAAGGGTGGGTCATCATACGATGACGCCGGACAGTTCATGGAGGAGTTGATCGCCCGCCGGAGTTCCGTCGGATGTACCGCCGATGGCTAA